GAGGAAAAGCAAGATACGATATTTTAACAAAACCGGGTTTCGACTTTGAAATCAAACCTGATCAATATTACCCGAATCACGAAGCGATCGATTTTTACCATCGTTACAAAGAGGATATTGCTTTGTTTGCGGAGATGGGTTTCAAGGCCTTCAGAATGTCGATCGCCTGGACGAGGATTTTTCCGAATGGCGACGAAATCGAACCGAATGAGGAAGGGCTCCAATTTTACGACCGGGTTTTGGATGAATTGCACAAGCATGGAATTGAGCCGGTGGTGACCATTTCCCACTATGAAATGCCGCTTCATTTGGTGATGGAGTACGGTGGCTGGCGTAACCGCAAAGTGGTCACATTCTTCGAAAGATATGCCAACACCATTTTAACCCGCTATAAAGATAAGGTTAAGTATTGGATGACGTTCAATGAAATCAATAGTGCCCTGGTGATGCCGATCAACGGCCTTGGTTTTTCGATTGAAAAAGAGGAGGACCGGTACCAGCCAACCTTTCAGGCATATCATCATCAATTAGTAGCAAGCGCCATTGCCGTAAAAGCCTGCCATGAAATCATTCCAGGCTCGGAAATCGGCTGTATGATCCTGTTCGCACCAGTTTATCCATTTGACAGCAATCCGGATAATGTCCTTCATGCACTTAAAGAAGAGCAGATTTTCAATTATTTTTGCGGAGATGTCCAGGTGCGCGGGGAATACCCTTCTTTCATGAATCGATACTTTAAAGAACACAATATCCAATTAGAGATCGAGGAAAATGACCTTGAAGTATTGAAGGAAGGCACTGTGGATTATGTGGGCTTCAGCTACTATATGTCACGTACTGAGAAAAAAGAAAAGGCCGCCGAGGACGCATCAGAAGGAAATATTATTGGCGGGGTGAGGAATCCTTTCCTGGAAGTTAGTGACTGGGGATGGGAGATCGATCCAGTTGGATTGCGAATCAGCCTGAACAAACTATATGATCGCTATCAGATTCCGCTCTTTATTGTTGAAAACGGCCTGGGAGCCTATGACAAAATCGAAGAAGACGGCAGTATTAATGATGACTATCGGATAGGCTATCTGCAAGAGCATATTAAAGCAATGGGCGAAGCGATTGAAGATGGAGTCGACTTGATGGGCTATACAAGTTGGGGATGTATCGATATGGTCAGCATGTCAACCGGCGAGTTTTCCAAAAGATATGGCTATATCTATGTGGACAAGCATGATGATGGCAGCGGGACGTTAGAACGGATCAAGAAAAAGTCATTCTTCTGGTATAAAGATGTCATTAAGACAAACGGTAAAAAGTTATAAACGGTATTGTAGGGAGCTGCCTGTTATGTAGGCAGCTTCTTTATATTGGAGAAAATCACTAGCAATAAAAGGAAATCCGACGCTTTTGTCGAATAATACCTTTTTACATATTCTTATCTATATAGATGAGAGCCTAAAAAGGGGGAAATCCCTTATGTATTCAGAGTGGAATGCTAATTGAATTATAATCAAATTAATTATATCAAGGAGGAAAAATAATGTTTTTATATAAGATAGATAAGGAATTATCATTAAAATTAACAGAGGTATCCGATGCAGACCGACTATTTGAGCTGACAGAAAATGCAAGGGACTATTTAAAAGAGTGGCTGCCCTGGCTCGATTTTACAACGCAGGTTGAAGATACGAAAGAATTTTTAAAAGGTACGATGAAAGGCTACGCCGAAAACAGAAGCATGACGACTGTTATTTTATACAACGGAGAAATCGTCGGGACGGCAGGTTTTAATAGTATCAACTGGTCAAACAAGACGGCCTATATCGGCTATTGGCTCGGCCATGAGTATCAGGGAAAAGGGATTATGACAAGGGTATCAAGGGCGCTGACTGACTACGCCTTTAACCATCTGAAATTGAACAAAGTTGAAATCAGAGCAGCAGCGGAAAATAAAAAGAGCAGAGGAATCCCCGAAAGACTGGGATTTGTAGAAGAAGGAAGGATCAGGCAGGCAGAATGGTTATACGACCACTATGTAGACCATATAGTTTATGGGATTCTGGCAGAAGAATGGGACTTAAAATAGTATGGACTTTTTGCTTCAAAACGGCAGTTTATCGGTGCGAAGGTTAAAAGAAAAAGATAAACTCTTATTAGCAAAGTGGCTGTCAGATCCAAAGGTACTTGAATACTATGAAGGCCGGGATCAACCTTTCGATTTAGAAAAAGTCGACAGTGTTTTTTATGCTTCAGATGACGATGAAGTTAAATGCATGATTGAGTACGATGGGATACCAATAGGCTATATTCAATATTATGAATTGGACAAGGTGACAAAAAGGGAGTATGGATACGGCTCGGAAAAAGTTTTTGGGACAGATCAATTTATCGGAGAAGTGAACTATTGGAATAGAGGGATAGGAACTAGACTGGTCACTTCCATGACAAATTTTCTTATTAACCAGCTCCATGCCGACAAAGTGATCATGGATCCTCAAGTATGGAATGAGCGTGCGATAAACTGCTACGAAAAATGTGGCTTCAAAAAAGTTAAACTCTTGCCTGAACACGAGCTCCATGAAGGAGAATACCGTGATTGCTGGTTGATGGAATATAACAATCCAAATTTATATTAATGAATTTGCCTGGACTTGGTTATAGCAAATGAGGATATGTTCTAATGAAACCCTTCAAAAAATCAATAATCTATCATTGAAATGAACAAAAAGGAGAATGTTATGGACCTAAAACTCACCCCATTAACCTCCATGAATTTCTCTGAAGTTGTACGTGAGCATTCTAAAGATTTGCCTAACTTGAATACGATTAAATTGCTTGAAAATAAAGCTGTGAGCGAAACTCTGCTGAAAATATTTGGAGTACTCACTCCAAGTGGCAGGTTAATTGGCTATGGAATGCATGCTTCCGGACCTTGGGATCCGATATTAAAGCCTGGGTATGCAGAGATTTTTATTAAAGTCGATCAAGAATGGCGGAACCGGGGGATCGGGAGCTGGATTTTATCTGAGATTGAGGGTTTCGCCCAGAAAAATAGGATCAGATTTCTTCAGACTCAAATTAAGGAAACATACGAAGAAGAGCTTGAATGGGCTAAAAAGAACGGCTTTAAAAAGACAGGTCACTATTTTGAATCTCAATTGGACATTTCTAGGTTCAAAAAAGATCCATATAGTTCTATTTTTGAAGAGCTGGATTTATCAGGAATTAGTTTCACTACTTTAGAGGATTATTCGAAGGATAAAGATTATGAATATCGGTTCTGGGATTTTTGGTGGGAACTTGTATCAGATGTTCCTGGCATGATGGATAAGCCTCGTCCTGATAATGATAGAATGATAGCCTTGATGAAGGATTATGAAAAGAAGGGTTTTATTTTAGCAGTTGATGGCGAACGATGGATTGCTTTGTCTATCATCGTAAGGGAAAAGGATGAAATCTTCTATAATTCGATGACCGGGGTGGACAAGCGATACCGGGGGCAAGGGCTTGCTCAAGCAGTAAAAATAAAAGCTATAGAATTTGCCCAGCAAAATAAAGGGAAATATATCCGGACGCATAATGACTCCATAAATGCTCCGATGCTTAAGGTTAATAAAAAACTAGGCTATGAACAAAAACCAGGAATCTATGGCTTTATAAAGCAAATAGCTGATTAATTTTCGTAACTAAAATTAAAGAGATGACTGAAGTTGTTTTTAGGGGGAATAAAAAATGATCTTTAATCAAGAAAATAAAACAATCACAACCTCCAGATTGATTCTGCGGATGTTTAATCAGTCCGATGCGAAGGAAGTTGCCAGGCTTTGCAATAATTTTAATATCTACAATAATACTTTGTACCTGCCTTATCCTTACTCAATAGATGATGCTTTGTCATGGATGGAAAGGCATCTTGAAAATTATGAAGCTGGTAAATTCTATGAGTTTGCAGTAACCGATAAGGAAAACGGGCAATTGTTGGGTGCTATAGGATTATCCAACAACCAAAAATTCAATCAAGGTGAAATAGCCTACTGGATAGGTGAGGAGTTTTGGGGAAGAGGTTATGCGACAGAGGCTGCTGAAGCGATACTACAATTTGCGTTCAGAGAAAAGAAATTACATAAAGTATTTGCTCGCTGCTTTGGTTCCAATCCGGCATCTGGACGGGTTTTGATAAAGTTGGGAATGAAAGAAGAAGGGACTTTAATTGATCACATCAGGAAAGATGACCGTTATGAAGATTTAGTTCATTATGGAATTATAAACAGTTAAAAATGCTCAGGTAAGCCAAAACACTGTTAAAGATTTAATCAGTGGTCTCGGTGCGCCTGAGCATTTTCAATAGAGTTTTTATAAAAGCGACTCCGCTCCATCTATATAGACTTCTGTTCCGGTAATATGTGAGGACAGTTCAGAAGCAAGAAAGAAAACAAGGTCTGCTACTTGTTCCGGCTTTCCGGCGTGTTCTTCCAGTGGCTGGTTGCCCTCTGGATATTCAACGGGAATCTTTATTTTTTCAAGATTTTCCTCTTGAGGAAAGGTGTTTTTGCCTATATTGGTTTCGATTGCTCCCGGACAGATGATATTGACTCTTATTTTGTACTGGGCAAGTTCGAGTGCCGCCATTTTACCAAAGCCTGTTTGTCCTATTTTAGAAGTGCTGTAGGCGGACATGCCGAAATTTTTGTATATCCTGTTACCGTTGATGGAGCTCGTAATGATGATGCTGCCACCATGCTTCTTCATATGCGGGATGGCATATTTAACAGTAAGAAAAGTACCGCGGAGGTTCGTGTTGATGGTTTCATCCCAGTCCTCCGGCGATAGATCTTCGATTGGAGCAATGACACCATTGATGCCTGCATTAGCAAAAACGATATCGACTTTCCCCCAGGTATCAGTCACCTTTTGAAAGCTTTTTTCCATTTCAGAGGGTTTGGCGATATCACATTCGACTATTAGGGCGCTGCCGCCAGCAGCTTCAATAGTCTCCTTAACATCTCTTGCGTTTTCTTCCTTTATATCGATCAATGCAATCTTTGCACCCTCATGGGCCAGTTTTATCGCCGCTGCTCTTCCTATTCCCGAGCTGGCGCCGGTAATAAAAGCAATCTTTCCATCCAATTGGCTCAAATCATCGTCCTCCTTTACCATGTGTAGAATACTTTTAACTTTGCCCATTTTCTTGGAAAATAAAACAGTTTAATCTAGTAATATGGCATTCTTTGAAACTATTTCCAAACAAAGACGTATTAATAGATAGCCTCCAGGATAAGTGGGGGTTTTTTCATCACTGGAATTGTCGAATTTCATCATAATTTGTACCGTAGCAGGAGGTTAGGATATGGAGAAGAATGAAACGATCATTTCAAAAATCGATGAATTATCGGATGAAGTTAGGACAGCATCCATTACCAGGCGGCATAAGAAATTACCGAAGCGAAGGCAGTTCGCGACCTTCCTGATCCTATTCATTTTTTTATCTGCAGGTTTTGTTTCATCCCTCTGGTTTATCAAGGAGAGCAGGGGAAAGGCAGAATCAACAGTTTATATTGAACAAGTACATGACCTGGCTACTCTGGCAACAGCCGAAGCCCATATGAAAGTCATCTTTCAGAAGGAAGATAATGAGATATTCGGAGAGAAAATCCCCTTTCATATACCCGGAACTAAACGAGAATTGCTGTTAATCGTACCTGCCACGGTCATTGCGGGAGTTGATTTGCAAGCTATAGAACAAAAGGACATGAAAGTAGATGAAGAGAAAAAAATAATAGAACTTGTATTGCCAAAAGCTTCTTTCCTCCAGGAGCCTTCTATTAAAATGGATCAGGTGAGGACATTTTCAGATGAAGGAATTTTCCGTGGAAAAATCGAGTGGGACGAAGGCTTCGATTTGGCAGCTGAAGCTCAGGATCAAATCAAACAAGAAGCAATTGATTCCGGTATATTGCTAAAAGCCGAAGAAAATGCTGAAACAGTATTGAAGGAATTTTTTGGCCAAATGGGGTACAAAGTCATCATTAAGAAAACATAATATTATTATGTAAACTAATTAAGAATTCTTATATTGGAACAGATATTTCCAGCAGAAAATAATATCTCAATGGCAGACAGTGAGAATCAAGCCATTATGTAAAATGAATAAGGAAGTTTCCCATATAATAGCAAAGCACATCCCACAATCGGATGTGCTTTTTGTATTTCAGGGAAGTAAAAATACAATATGATATGGCGGGCTTTCAAGTTTAGCTTGTTTTAGATATCCTTGCGCTACTAGGTCTTCTAGTCCTTTTTGGACTTCCTCAGGTTTTACCCCGAAAATATCTGCCACCTTAACGGTTGAAATCGTCATTTGCTTTGGCCTTTTTGTTGATGACTGAATCATCGCCTGAACGCGGTGAAGCAATTGATTTTTGTCCATGGTTTTTACTCCTTTTAAAAAATTATTGTCATGATGCTAAATAATTTTCCCAGTTATGTAAATATTATTTAGGGAAATTAAAGGAGTTGAATGACCCTTGGCATATCATCCGCCTTATAAAATTGCTCAACTGACAGTTGAACATGGACAGAAGAAGGCACACCTGCCTTTTTCCAGTATACTGGTCCTGGGTTTTCTAGGAGGGGCTTTTATTTCCCTTGGCTACTTACTTGATATCCGGGTAATCGCCAGTCTTCCTGAGGAATGGGGGACGCTAAGCTCTTTGATCGGTGCGGCAGTTTTTCCTGTAGGACTTATTTTAATCATCATTGCCGGCGGAGAACTGTTGACAGGGAATATGATGGCCGTTTCGATGGCCTATTTGGCGAAGAGAATCTCCCTTGGCATGCTTTTGAAAAATTGGTTTTGGATTACCTTGTTTAATTTTTTGGGCGCATTGTTCGTCGCCTATTTCTTTGGCCAGGTCGCAGAACTAACATCTACTGGTCCTTATCTTGACAAGACGGTTGCGATTGCTGGCGGTAAGCTGGACCATGGTTTTATGGCATCTCTTGTATCGGCCATTGGCTGCAATTGGCTGGTCGGATTGGCTGTTTGGCTTTCATATGGCGCGGAGGATATCGGCGGCAAGATTCTGGCAATCTGGTTTCCAATCATGGCTTTTGTCGCCATAGGTTTCCAGCACGTGGTCGCCAATATGTTCGTGATTCCAGCGGCAATCTTCTCTGGATATTATAGTTGGAGTGATTTTATCAGGAACTTTATTCCGGTCTTCATTGGTAATGCAATAGGGGGTACTGTGTTTGTCTCCGTGTTTTACTGGATTGCTTATCGCGGAACATTGGAGACGGGTACCAGGAAGGAGACCAAGCGAAGGCCGAACCAGTCGGGAACGAACCGACATGGATTGACGAGAGTTGGATTAAGGAGGCAGGTAAATGAGTGATTCAAAATTCACGATCCAAATAAATGGCAAGGAATACAGTGCCGTAGAAGGGCAGAAAATTTTAGAAGTAGCAAGAGCTGAAGATGTTTTCATCCCTGGTATCTGTTACCATCCCGATTTGGGGACAATCCAGACATGTGATACCTGTTATGTGGAGGTAGATGGACAATTGACACGGTCTTGTACGATAAAGGCCGAGCCGGGCATGAAAGTCGATACAATGTCAGATGAAGTGAAGTCTGCCCAGTATGAGGCTATGTCGAGAATCCTAAAAAATCATGAACTGTATTGTACTGTTTGTGATAACAACAACGGAAACTGTACGATTCATAATACCGTTGAAGATATGGGACTCGCACATCAAAAGTATCCATTCCAGGCAAAACCGTATCCGCCCGATAATTCACATCCATTTTACCGGTACGAGCCTGACCAATGTATCCTTTGCGGACGCTGCGTTGAGGCATGTCAGGACTTGCAGGTGAATGAAACACTTACGATTGACTGGAGCCGTGAAGTTCCTCGGGTGATCTGGGATGATGACGTTCCGATTGACCAATCTTCATGTGTATCCTGCGGCCATTGCGTGAATGTCTGTCCTTGTAACGCTCTCATGGAAAAATCAATGCTTGGGAATGCCGGTTTCCTGACAGGGATTGCTCCGAACATTCTTGCGCCGATGATTGATATGACAAAAGAGGTGGAGCCTGGTTATCGTGAAATCTTTGCTGTATCCGAGGTGGAAGCAGCAATGCGGAAGGCCCGGATTAAACGAACGAAGACGGTCTGTACATATTGCGGAGTCGGCTGCAGCTTTGAGGTCTGGACAAAGGACCGGGAAATCCTGAAAATCCAGACGAAGACAGAGGCACCGGTCAACGGGATCTCTACCTGTGTCAAAGGTAAATGGGGCTGGGATTTCGTTAACAGTGAAGAACGCCTGACCAAGCCGCTTATCCGAAAAGGAGAAGAATTTGTTGAGGCGACCTGGGATGAAGCTCTGTCATTGATTGCTGATAAGCTTTCCGGAA
The window above is part of the Mesobacillus jeotgali genome. Proteins encoded here:
- a CDS encoding GNAT family N-acetyltransferase translates to MIFNQENKTITTSRLILRMFNQSDAKEVARLCNNFNIYNNTLYLPYPYSIDDALSWMERHLENYEAGKFYEFAVTDKENGQLLGAIGLSNNQKFNQGEIAYWIGEEFWGRGYATEAAEAILQFAFREKKLHKVFARCFGSNPASGRVLIKLGMKEEGTLIDHIRKDDRYEDLVHYGIINS
- a CDS encoding DUF4230 domain-containing protein; protein product: MEKNETIISKIDELSDEVRTASITRRHKKLPKRRQFATFLILFIFLSAGFVSSLWFIKESRGKAESTVYIEQVHDLATLATAEAHMKVIFQKEDNEIFGEKIPFHIPGTKRELLLIVPATVIAGVDLQAIEQKDMKVDEEKKIIELVLPKASFLQEPSIKMDQVRTFSDEGIFRGKIEWDEGFDLAAEAQDQIKQEAIDSGILLKAEENAETVLKEFFGQMGYKVIIKKT
- a CDS encoding SDR family oxidoreductase, with the translated sequence MSQLDGKIAFITGASSGIGRAAAIKLAHEGAKIALIDIKEENARDVKETIEAAGGSALIVECDIAKPSEMEKSFQKVTDTWGKVDIVFANAGINGVIAPIEDLSPEDWDETINTNLRGTFLTVKYAIPHMKKHGGSIIITSSINGNRIYKNFGMSAYSTSKIGQTGFGKMAALELAQYKIRVNIICPGAIETNIGKNTFPQEENLEKIKIPVEYPEGNQPLEEHAGKPEQVADLVFFLASELSSHITGTEVYIDGAESLL
- a CDS encoding 6-phospho-beta-glucosidase; the encoded protein is MNTYKFPEGFLWGGATAANQIEGGFNEGNKGLNVAVVLPGGKARYDILTKPGFDFEIKPDQYYPNHEAIDFYHRYKEDIALFAEMGFKAFRMSIAWTRIFPNGDEIEPNEEGLQFYDRVLDELHKHGIEPVVTISHYEMPLHLVMEYGGWRNRKVVTFFERYANTILTRYKDKVKYWMTFNEINSALVMPINGLGFSIEKEEDRYQPTFQAYHHQLVASAIAVKACHEIIPGSEIGCMILFAPVYPFDSNPDNVLHALKEEQIFNYFCGDVQVRGEYPSFMNRYFKEHNIQLEIEENDLEVLKEGTVDYVGFSYYMSRTEKKEKAAEDASEGNIIGGVRNPFLEVSDWGWEIDPVGLRISLNKLYDRYQIPLFIVENGLGAYDKIEEDGSINDDYRIGYLQEHIKAMGEAIEDGVDLMGYTSWGCIDMVSMSTGEFSKRYGYIYVDKHDDGSGTLERIKKKSFFWYKDVIKTNGKKL
- a CDS encoding formate/nitrite transporter family protein; its protein translation is MAYHPPYKIAQLTVEHGQKKAHLPFSSILVLGFLGGAFISLGYLLDIRVIASLPEEWGTLSSLIGAAVFPVGLILIIIAGGELLTGNMMAVSMAYLAKRISLGMLLKNWFWITLFNFLGALFVAYFFGQVAELTSTGPYLDKTVAIAGGKLDHGFMASLVSAIGCNWLVGLAVWLSYGAEDIGGKILAIWFPIMAFVAIGFQHVVANMFVIPAAIFSGYYSWSDFIRNFIPVFIGNAIGGTVFVSVFYWIAYRGTLETGTRKETKRRPNQSGTNRHGLTRVGLRRQVNE
- a CDS encoding GNAT family protein, translated to MFLYKIDKELSLKLTEVSDADRLFELTENARDYLKEWLPWLDFTTQVEDTKEFLKGTMKGYAENRSMTTVILYNGEIVGTAGFNSINWSNKTAYIGYWLGHEYQGKGIMTRVSRALTDYAFNHLKLNKVEIRAAAENKKSRGIPERLGFVEEGRIRQAEWLYDHYVDHIVYGILAEEWDLK
- a CDS encoding GNAT family N-acetyltransferase, which produces MDLKLTPLTSMNFSEVVREHSKDLPNLNTIKLLENKAVSETLLKIFGVLTPSGRLIGYGMHASGPWDPILKPGYAEIFIKVDQEWRNRGIGSWILSEIEGFAQKNRIRFLQTQIKETYEEELEWAKKNGFKKTGHYFESQLDISRFKKDPYSSIFEELDLSGISFTTLEDYSKDKDYEYRFWDFWWELVSDVPGMMDKPRPDNDRMIALMKDYEKKGFILAVDGERWIALSIIVREKDEIFYNSMTGVDKRYRGQGLAQAVKIKAIEFAQQNKGKYIRTHNDSINAPMLKVNKKLGYEQKPGIYGFIKQIAD
- a CDS encoding GNAT family N-acetyltransferase, encoding MDFLLQNGSLSVRRLKEKDKLLLAKWLSDPKVLEYYEGRDQPFDLEKVDSVFYASDDDEVKCMIEYDGIPIGYIQYYELDKVTKREYGYGSEKVFGTDQFIGEVNYWNRGIGTRLVTSMTNFLINQLHADKVIMDPQVWNERAINCYEKCGFKKVKLLPEHELHEGEYRDCWLMEYNNPNLY